The Clostridium aceticum genomic interval TGAAAAAGAAGGTGTAAAATCTGATTTCCATTCTCCGATTCACCGTGCAGCGCCTAGTTTTGAAGAGCAAGAAGCATCAACAGAGATTCTAGAGACAGGAATCAAAGTTGTTGACTTGATCGCTCCCTATGCAAAGGGTGGAAAAATCGGTCTTTTTGGTGGTGCTGGGGTTGGTAAAACAGTATTGATTATGGAGTTAATCAACAACATCGCAAAAGAACACGGTGGACTTTCTGTATTTGCAGGGGTTGGTGAGAGAACAAGAGAAGGTAACGACCTTTATCATGAAATGATTGAATCAGGCGTTATTGATAAAACTACACTTGTATACGGTCAGATGAATGAGCCGCCAGGAGCTAGAATGAGGGTTGGACTTACAGGACTTACCATGGCGGAATACTTCAGAGATCAAGAAGGCCAAGACGTACTTTTATTTATAGACAACATCTTCCGATTTACACAAGCTGGTAGTGAGGTTTCTGCGTTACTAGGCCGTATGCCAAGTGCCGTTGGTTATCAGCCTACACTAGCAACGGAGATGGGGGCATTACAGGAGCGTATTACTTCTACTAAGAAGGGATCTATTACATCAGTACAGGCGGTATATGTACCTGCCGATGACTTGACAGACCCCGCTCCAGCTACAACCTTTGCCCACTTAGATGCAACAACAGTACTTTCTCGACAAATTGCTGAGTTAGGTATCTATCCAGCGGTGGATCCATTGGACTCCAACTCAAGAATTCTTGACCCTGCTGTTGTAGGACAAGAACATTATGAAGTTGCCCGTGGGGTGCAGGCAGTACTACAAAGATATAAGGAACTTCAAGATATTATTGCGATTCTTGGTATGGACGAACTTTCTGATGAAGATAAACTTACAGTTTCTCGTGCTAGAAAGATCCAACGTTTCTTATCACAACCTTTCCATGTAGCAGAACAGTTTACAGGAATGGCTGGAAAATATGTTCCAATAAAAGAAACCATTAGAGGATTTAAAGAGATTATAGAAGGCAAGCATGATGCTTTACCAGAATCAGCTTTCCTATTTGTAGGAGCTATAGAGGAAGCAATCGAGAAAGCAAAAAGAAGTGAATAAGGGAAGTAGGTGATAAAATGGCTTCCAAGTTTCATCTAGATATTGTAACCCCCGATAGAATATTCTACGACGATGAAGTAGAAATGGCAGTGGTAAGAACCTCTGAAGGGGACCTCGGAATTATGAATGATCATATTTCTACGGTGGCGCCTATAAAAATCGGGAAGATGAAAATAAAGACAGACGGCAATGTCAAAGAGGCTGCTATTGCTGGTGGATTTGTAAAGATCGAACAAGGAAAAACGACGATCATTGTTGATTCAGCAGAATGGCCAGAAGAAATTGACATAAAAAGAGCAGAAGAAGCAAAGCAAAGAGCTGAAAAACGATTGGGTGGCAATCGTGAAAATATCGACCTT includes:
- a CDS encoding F0F1 ATP synthase subunit epsilon, coding for MASKFHLDIVTPDRIFYDDEVEMAVVRTSEGDLGIMNDHISTVAPIKIGKMKIKTDGNVKEAAIAGGFVKIEQGKTTIIVDSAEWPEEIDIKRAEEAKQRAEKRLGGNRENIDLIRAEIALRKAINRLEIVQSSKHR
- the atpD gene encoding F0F1 ATP synthase subunit beta, whose protein sequence is MPEANVGKLVQIIGPVVDIKFSSDNLPALLNAIVIEGKDHKVTVEVAQHIGDDTVRCVAMSSTEGLVRGMDAKDTGAPITVPVGKATLGRIFNVLGEVVDEKEGVKSDFHSPIHRAAPSFEEQEASTEILETGIKVVDLIAPYAKGGKIGLFGGAGVGKTVLIMELINNIAKEHGGLSVFAGVGERTREGNDLYHEMIESGVIDKTTLVYGQMNEPPGARMRVGLTGLTMAEYFRDQEGQDVLLFIDNIFRFTQAGSEVSALLGRMPSAVGYQPTLATEMGALQERITSTKKGSITSVQAVYVPADDLTDPAPATTFAHLDATTVLSRQIAELGIYPAVDPLDSNSRILDPAVVGQEHYEVARGVQAVLQRYKELQDIIAILGMDELSDEDKLTVSRARKIQRFLSQPFHVAEQFTGMAGKYVPIKETIRGFKEIIEGKHDALPESAFLFVGAIEEAIEKAKRSE